CAAAACTGTCAGGAAATTTGTGCCTGGTAAAAATATTTTGTTCTGTTAGTTCATCAATTCCATAGTTTACTTGGTTTGATTAAATCCCTATGGTATTGTGCATAATGAACCACATGTATTGAATGTCAATTTTTGTCTATATAGATCAGCTGTGCAAGCACAACATAAACCCTACACTGCTTGTAGATCAAGCAGCTCGTATAAGATTGGAGTTTACTTGAGTAGCTCTTCCATCACCAtgatgaaaaatatttttttcctttccattTGCCCTGCTACTTTTTTGTACCATTTTGCGCAAAGCCATGTTACTTTAGCAGTCGCTCAAAGTTTAGTCCATGACATCAGGTACCCAAGGAGAGACCGAAGCAGGAGTAGATCACACAGTCCGGTGAGACGCCGTGACCGTGGAGGGTATCGCCGCCCCAGCCCAAGACGCAGCCGTAGCCCCGCAGAACAAACAAGACGCGACTTGAGCAACAAGCCCCCTCGATCAGGTCATGGCGGAGGTGGCCCAGACCACCGTGGCGGCAGCCCCCCTATCAACAGAGGACGGTCCAGGTCCAGGTCGAAGAGCCGTGACCCCTCGAGGCCCAGATCTCCCGAAGCTGCCCCAGCCAAGAGGGAGAGCTCGAGATACAACCGCaggcgcagcagcagctccaGATCCAGCAGCCTTGATGGAAACAAAGGCCTGGTTTCGTACTGAGATGTGACAATTGCGCAATCTCCAGGCGCCTACAACTCTTGTTTCATGCTAGTTTAGTATTCTGTACGCTTTTGTAATGGCTTGTCTCGAATCGCTTTCTATGTAGTTGTACATTTGGATGTTCTGTTGGACTTAAAAATGTTTCGTATTTCAGACGATTTTTAGACTAGTTTTGAGTTGGTATGCCGCTAAGATTTTTCATGAAACTATGTGTTGCCATCAGGAAGATAGGGCCATGCTCTGTATGCAGGCATAGTTGATTTGGTCCCGTTCGATTTGTTCTATTTTTGAACCGTCCAAGCTTCTGTGACAGAGCTATTCTTGAGcaaactaaaaaaaaaacatgatccATCTTGCGCAAACCAAAAAAAAGACCGTAATGTGCAAACCAAAAAACAAGAAACATGATCCGTCAtgtgcaaacaaaaaaaaaacatgatctGATAAATTTCCGCTTCTGATAATCAACTCAACTCACCACTGTCACTGTTCAGTGATGAGTCACCATGCTTCTTCACCCTTCGTGGTCCCATCGACCAGTGTCTGTGTGAGCGACCTTCCCGTTGCTTCTGTCCCCGGTACATGATTCGCCTCGAGAAGCGGCGCTGCGagctgcgggcggcggctgtggcggcggcgccggagatgGCAGGCATtcctccggccggcggcggcgggcacgggGAGAGGTATACGCGGGGCTTGCTCTCCCGTTTCATTCGGAAGCGGCGGCCCTGCCCAAAGTTTTGACCTTCTCGGCATTTCGTGGCAGGGCGGAGGTTCCCCGGCGAGGCGGGGACGGGAATGTCACAACACCGGATTCGAACGCGGTTCCAGGTGATCAGCTGGGGGCCGGCGGTTGTGGCGGGGGGCGCGGGTTCGGAGGCGGTGCAGGGCAGCGGtccggcctgcggcggcgcgggtacGGTGTTggcgcacgacggcggcgcTCAGAGCGGAGGAGCGGTGGGCGGCGCTGCCCAAGCATGTGGCTGGGTTCGCAGGTGAGAACGCTGCGTTCATCCTGTCTTGTGCTGGCGGTCGGGTTAAGGAGTCaaattttgcaccgaatttgaTACCGGTTGCAGCCAAAATCGGGTAGAAAGGGAAACTTCAGATGTCCAGTGTGTATGAAAAATTGGGTCTGGATTCGGGTAACTGTAATATTAACTCCTCGGGTATTCTAGTTTTTTGCTGTGTTCTATTGTTGTTAGTGGTTCAAAGGTTTTGGGTTTAAGGTGTATCTGTTAACAATCCTGGATGTTCATGAATCATTCGGCATCTCTGCATTGGCAGGCCTCGCTTTGGTTCGATTCCGGATGAGAGGACGCCAAAGCCAGGCCGTGTTAGTGCGTATGAGCAAACACTGAGGAATTACGCTGAGAAGAAGTCAGGTGTTGTTATCAATCCGGCAGCAGGCACATCTTTCGACTCCCGTGCTGAAGCATACGAGTTCTACAACTTGTACTCTTGGGAGGTGGGGTTTGGCATTCGCTGGGGTAGGAACAGAAAGAATGCTGCTAAAAGTGTTACAAGGCAAGAGATTGTCTGTAGCTGTGTGGTGAGTTGTAATTCTACTTATGTTTTCGTCAGTCTGTACACTTACTTGGAAAAATTAGGGTACCTTAGTTGTCACTCATGGTTGCGCTTTAGGGCAATCCAGAGAAGGCCAACAGTTCAACTCAGCGAACTGGCTGCAAGGCTATGATCAAGTTGCACAGGTCCAATGATAATGGTTGGCACATTGGAGAATTTATAGCTGAGCACACTCATCCTCTCACTGGGGCTTGCAGTGAGAAGTCAGAGTGGCCTTCTCACAAGCATCTCGATCCCTACACTAAAAATCTAGTGCTCCACCTTAGGAACAACAACATGGATCTCAGTAAGATCAATGGCATCATTGCTAGCTTCTTTGGGGCCATGGAGAATGTACTGTTCAATAAGAGGGCTTTGAAGTCGCTGTGTGCAAGGATATCAAAGGAGAACTCCGATGATGATGTTTGTAAGGCTCTTGAGTTGTTTCATTCTTTTAGGAGGGATGACCCAAGCTTCATGTATAGTGTTGAGGTGGACAATGAGAGCCGGATAAAGACATTGTTATGGACAAATGGGTGTAGCAGAATGAAATATGCACACTTTGGTGATTCAATAACATTCGATACGACATATAGGACTACTCTGTATGACATGCCCTTTGGCCTGTTTGTTGGTACCAATAATCATTATCAAAGTGTCATACTCGGGGGAGTGCTGATGAGATATGAGACAGAGGAAAGTTTCAAATGGGTGTTCAATGAGTTTGTTACATTAATGGGGGGTAAAGCTCCATGTACGATTCTGACAGGTAACACCCCCTTCCTTTCTGCTCTTTATCCTTTTCACAAAATTGACTGTGCTTTCGTTTTGGATTGCTGCTTTCACATTTTTCAACTGATATCAACTGTGTGGGCTGTGCTAAATGTAGACCAATGCCATGAGATGGAGTTGGCAATCACGGAGGTGCTACCTGATACGACTCATAGATGGTGTAAGTTGCATGTGCTGAGAAGGGAGGATGAATGCCTTGGGCCAATTTATTTGAAGAATCCTGGATTTAAGGATGACTTTCATAAGGTCATTGACGCAATGTTATTGACAGTGGCAGAGTTTGAGTCTGCTTGGCAGCATCTCCTGGAGAAGTACAATTTGCATGGAGATGCATTCCTTACTCAGATTTATGATTCTCGACATAGATGGGCAAAACCCTACTTCAAAGAGAAATTCTGTGGCAAACAGACTAGTATGCAAAAAAGAGAGACCGTGAACCACATGCTCAAAGGTTATGTACCACCGGATAGCTCTATCTACATGTTCGTGCAGCAGTACAACCAACTCCAATCTGATCTGGAGTCAAAGGAAAGCTTTGAGGAGAGCAGGAGTAAGAAGGTAACAGGTTGTACAGGCTGGTTGCCATTTATGTTTTAGCCGGTAAGTCCCATTTGTGATTTATCTGTCTGTCCTGCAGAAATCAAGGGTCCTGAGCAAAGGAGTTCCAATTGAGGAGCATGCTGCAAAGGTATATACAAGGGCTATGTTTGAAAAGTTCGGTGAAATAATCTTCGAATCTGGTTCGTACGTGGTAGATGAGATGGAGAAAGGGAAGGCATATGTAGCACGGCACATCAGGAGTGACCGCCGGGAGACATGGTCACAGGTGGAGTTCCAGGTTATGATCCGGGCTGAAGATGGTACAGTTGTTTGTGAGTGCGGACTGGGGGAGCACATGGGGATGTCGTGCTGCCATGCTGTGAAGGTAAGATTTTCATGGTGTTTCAGACTGCGATCTGACGCTTCTATCTTGAATGCATAGTGGTAGGTTTCAGAACTCAGATATAACCAGAGGACATCTGTGCTGGCGCAGGTGATGACACACTTGGGAATGCAGGAGATACCTGCTGGAAACATCGCGAAACGATGGACGAGGAGTGCAAGGGATATTGCACCGGATCATCTGGCTGAGTACCCGAAGGATATGACACCAGGGATGCAGCAAGCATATAGATACTCGGCACTGTATGCTGCAGCCATGGAGCTCGTAGATCTTGGCGCCTCGAGTGATGATGCATTTGCAATCGCGACTGCAGCTCTGGCACAAGCGAAGCTGAAGATTCTGGAGGCCGGCAAATCTAAGGATGGTGCTAGGTCAGCCGAGCAGCCCACCCATTCAGCCGCCTCGGCACAGGGCTCCGATGCTCAGGACATGTCTGCTGTGACCATGGACGACACCATTTTCGCAGCAGGGGGAGGGAGGTTGGGGATGAAGGCGGCGCCTGGGCGCAAGCGCAAGCTTCTGCAGCATTTTccagcagaagaagtgtcacAGCCCACAGTCGCAGCTCACATATGAACTAGCTGCAACCTGGTGGGTGTTTCGGCATCAGTGTTGTAATTTACACTTTTGCAGTGGAGGAAATGGTAGTCATCTAGTCCTGGTGAGTAGTTGTAGGCTGATGGCCGAATTGTACCAGAAGCCTGGTGGGAAGACGCATGCTGGTAGTAGGTAGCTTGTAGTGATGCTGGAATGTGATCGTAGTTCCAAGCCGCAGTGGTGTTGCCACGCTTTGTTCATTGTTTTAAGGTGTCAATCCCTTGGTCATGGGCACTATGCCCATTCTCTTATGTAAGCACGGAGCATATGAATTTCTAGTCATTTTTCCACGGATTGTTCTTGCAGCCATCCTACTCAGGCCAGTTGCAAGGATgacccaaaaaagaaaaagaaaaaaagggcaGAGCTATAAAAGCGTCGCATATCTACAAGGATGACAAGCTTATTTTTAGCAAGACAATGATAAGcccctttcaaaaaaatatataatgtcAAGTCGGCCCAAGTTGTCAGGATActgaaatctttttttttttacggGTTTTCTACAAATCTATAGGGTGTTTTTCACCCCTCTTTTTCACTCAGATTTGCACGGCTGCGATTTCCTCAAGATTCGTGCAACATTGGGCCGTTGTGTTATTTTTTTTAGCAAAGATACTTGCTTTGGGAACTGGGGCCCATTAAACTTTGGGAACTTGGGAGACTTGCTTGGGCTTGGCTCTACCCCGCAGCAACTAGCCGTTAGGGCCCAATCAACCGAACGAGATGTTTGAGCCAGGCCCAACAACTCCTTTTGGCCGCTCCGCGAGCGGCAAAAACATTTTCCGGCATGTACGAAACGCCCCCAAAATCCCCGAGAGCGGCGGCCAGAAATTTCGAAATCGAAatcgcagcggcggcgagcagccgaGCTCAACCACGCCGCCCCCAGGCCCCACCCAGCCCCGCTCCCGCTTCCACCGTCGGTGGCCTCGCCGGCGTCGGGACGCAGCTACCAAGgccccgcccgcggccgccttCTCCCCGGCGTCAAGAGGTGCGGTCCTCTCCTGCTCGTCTTTGGTGGTGACTCGTAACCTCTCTAGCTTCCATTGCTTGGGTGGATTACTTGCATTCCTGAGAAGTGGTGGTTTCGCGTCCCGAATGGAACGCAACCCCTCTCCTCCCCGTGGAGTTTGGTTTCCGATTCGATTTGATTTGATTGCTGCGTGCGTGATGCTCTGACTGCTTATCTGATCAAAACCCCCATTCGTTCGTCCGTTCATCAGGTTAATCCCCTGCGCCCCGATTGGAACAAGGGTTTGGTTCCGTGAGGCTGGTGGGAGATGGGGATAGAGGATTACCACGTGATCGGGCTCGTCGGGGAGGGCTCCTTCGGGAAGGTCTACAAGGGGAGGCGCAAGTACACTCGCCAGGTTGGCCCCGCTCGCCTCATCTCGTTTGCAGTTTTCTGGGACGATTTTGGGTTTCAGTTACACTCGCACCTCTCATCAGCGCCCCCATGAGCCTACTAGATTTTATTTGGGTTATCGATAAATTGACTGTGCATGTTCTCTGTCTGATTTTGATCCAGACGGTGGCGATGAAGTTTATTCTGAAGCATGGGAAGATGGATAAGGACCTACACAACCTTAGGCAGGAGATTGAGGTTACAAACTGTTGCTGCTTATTTATCTATTTGTACTTCAAAATTGGGTATGTTTGCCATATAAATGAAGGGCTAGAGGTTGGGGATGGGTGCTGTGTGGGAGACATTGTCCCTAACGCAAATGGGTTGAAACTTGTATGGAGGAACCAGTAATCATATATATAGCTTACTATGGTGTCTCTTTTCTCATGGTATCACAATCATTGTAGATTCTCAGGAACTCAAACATGAGAACATAGTTGAAATGATTGATGCTTTTGAGACCCCTCAGGAGTTTTGTGTTGTCACAGAGTTTGCTCAGGTACGCATGATCCTGGTTTGATTACAATGGGCTATCTCATCAATTATTGGCTGGATGGGGCTTGGTTGGCTAACTTTTAAGTGATAATGCTCGTCTCAGGGTGAATTGTTTGAGGTACTCGAGGATGATAGATGCCTTCCTGAAGAACAAGTTCAGGCGATTGCTAAGCAGCTGGTATGAATGTCACTCATGTTTCGTGTTCTTCACTCATCATAGCAGTCCAGAGTTGTTTAGGTTGCCTTAATGTTTCCAGCACTTCCTCATTTTCAGGTAAAAGCGTTGTATTACTTGCATTCCAATCGTATTATCCACCGGGATATGAAACCTCAGAACATTCTTATCGGTAAAGGATCTGTTGTAAAGGTACATTCCATTCCATGTCGGCAATGATTGATTACGTTttctatttaatttttttactaaTAGACCAACATGAGTTTTCTTTTGGTATACATTAGATGCTTCAAAGTAAGTTATCTTCCATGGTCTTAATCTTGAGATTCTATCAACTATTTGCCATGTGCAGTAATTGTATACATACAAAGTTCGCACCATCCTATATTTCCATGCAGTTCTTTTATTCCATCTCGTGTGTTTTAGTTTCCCGTTTACTTTCTTATGGTATGATGTTTAGTAGCTGTAGCTTGCTTGAATGAGTATTCATCCCAGGAATCATAGTTTTTGCTATAAAGCCTTGTTTAATCAATGTTATTTGCAGCACCTTGATAGTTTTCTAGTTATAATTCTCCTCCATCACACTGCAATGTCTGAAATTTCATTTCTATTCTTTCTTCCTTCAACAGCTTTGTGATTTTGGGTTTGCTCGTCTCATGTCAGCTAATACTGTTGTATTACGCTCCATAAAAGGTATTCTGTTTTGACCTTTAAATGCTATTTGAGATTCTTCCATCACTTCCTGTCTTGCATTCTCTTCCAAAAAATGGTGCTAGCACCTAGACGTTTTTCTCTAATCACATGCTGCCTCTTAGCTGAAAGTTATTAACATTTAATTTCCTAAACTAAAGTTAATCTCAAACTTCGAAAAGGTGTTACATGCTGCTACTGTACATCATAATTTATCAAAAGTCGTCTCCTTTCAATTGACTTGCTCCTTAGTTCTCTTTGCTTAGCTTAACGTATCATATGCTACATGGATATGGATTGAATTGATCTCATTTATATTTGTTCAGGAAGTTGTTTTTCCATCCATCCATTTTACTAGACTTGCTTTTCCTGTGCAGGTACACCTTTATATATGGCTCCTGAACTTGTGCGGGAACAACTATATAACCACACTGTGGATTTATGGTCCCTTGGGGTCATCTTGTAtgtaaatcttttttttttctatgtataattttttattttttagatctcttattagTGGTGTCTTCCATATCATTATGTCAGCTTATCCTTTGCTAGTATGTGGTGGACGGTTTGATTTCATTTGCTTCCATCAAGCTAACTTTACTTTTTTTGGTTGGCCAGGTATGAACTGTTTGTTGGACAGCCCCCATTTTATACAAACTCAGTCTATGCACTTATACGACACATAGTCAAGGTTACCATTCTTATTTTAGTTACATCACTTATCGGCATTTCTTTTCtcaatataaaaaaaatgctcTTGAATATGGCAGGATCCTGTGAAATATCCAGATAATATGAGTGCAAACTTTAAGAGCTTTCTGAAGGGATTACTAAACAAGGTCACTAATGGCATTTGCTCCCAGGCCACAGCTGTTGAATTCATTCATTTCTCCTTTATTGTGTCTAATGTTGTGTTAGATGGAACAGGAGCCTCAAAGTAGATTAAGCTGGTCGGCATTGTTGGAGCACCCATTTGTCAAAGATGATTCAATGGAATCTGAAGCTGTAAGTATCTTGAGTTACATACTACAATAAATAAAGGAATTTTTGTTTTTCTCCTCTAAAAATTAGTAGTTTGAGTATAACAAGAATTGATACAGTAACTAAATGTCATTATTTAACTTTTACCCAGGATACCAGAACTGCACCTTTTGAAACTAAATGTTCTgagaataactgtaaagctgagGAGATCCAAACTTCAAGTATCCAAGCTTCTCCTGCTGATCCACAAAGTAGGAAATATTTTAATACCAAACCTATTTTCATGTGCTTATACATTCCTTTTccaaaggctatgttgttgttgttgttgttgttgttgttgtatacaTTCCTTTTCCAAATTCTATATGTTGAACTGATTATAATATTGTGCAGGTCAAAATACTGTTAGCTATACCGAGAAACTAAAAGATAGCAAAAACATAGACCGCTATGGCTCATCTACTGGTACTGTTCTTGAAAGTAGCGCTACCTCAGACATGTTATTATCCAGACAAAAGATTGCATTGTAGTATTTGTGGTGTCAGTAGTGTATTTCAGAAAAGTCATGTTCTATTTTTCCCGGAGTATGCAGTTAGGGGTAATTTTCAAAAGTTGTTTCCCACATTTCTCAGAATTGCATAGTGgggttttgtgtgtgtgtgtgtgttgggggggggggggggggggttccgtTCCTGGATGTTGAGTTTTTTGAGTCTTTGATTCCAACATAGTATAATTCTGAGTGTAATAGTATGTTAGATGTTTTTGTGCATATTGAAGATCGTTATTTATGTGCATTTCATCATTTCAGAGTGTATGGCTTTAGATAAGCTGGAAAAAACTTCACAAACAGTTACAGGCGCAAGCAACATTATTGGAGATAGAGAAGCACTGTTGAACATTCTTAGCCCGATCAGAATTTGGTTGAATAATCCTCCAAGCTCATCCAGGTAGATTTGTAACTTATACTTTTCCATTCCACATGTGCTATgcagatgttctttatttttatttatctcCAGGAATCAGGAAGAAAGAAAATAGTAAACCCATAGTAATATGGTTACAGTTGCTACCCACTATCCACATACTTCATCAACAGATGTGTTCACACTTCATTGTGTTGGCTGTATCCATCTGATCACTTTTCATGTATGCACTCTCTAAATTTGACATCCAGTGGTAGACTGGTAATTAGTAATTTATAATGCAGCTGCTGTCTACAGACACCACATCAAATAGAATATTAACATGAGAACATTGCTAAGTCTAAAATGCACTCAGAGAAAAGGTTGCAACTGTTATTTCTTCTGGTTCCTAATGCCAATTTACCAATTGTAACGTATGCTCGTTCAATTTTAACAGGGAACTGAACTTTGATGGAGTATATCAGTCACTTCGAATTGTTAAAAATTTAGTCGATACTGGGTCATGCCACTCTTGTGCAGCATCTGATGGCATCATCTCTACGTTTCTTGAATTTACTAGTCTCATGATCAAAATTAATCTTTCAGATGCTTATTGCCCTGCAGTTAAGGTATTTTTTTGAACTTAAAAGGTATTTAAATGGACATACTATAGTTTTTGACTCTTTGTTCACCATAAATATTAGTTCATCCTAGTAAAATAGCAATTCAAAGGAAGCAACCTATGTTCTGTACCTACCAtatgttctgaaattttcaGTTTTGGGAACATAAAAGTAACTCTTACATTCTGTTGGTGCCTTCATAACTTGTTTTGTATAACCGAGTTTTTGTTGGCAGTGCCTAGCGATTGTACAAAAGCTACTTGGTACAAGTGAAGATGTTTTTTTAAGTTCTTATTACAGACACTAGTCCTCCCTGTATAAGCTTTATTCTCAGGTCACACTTCACTATCCACTTCAGGTTTTATCATCAGCTATGTTTACCCTCTTCTTGTGACTGATAGGGTTTTGATCTGCAGATCACTGTTTCTACTGTTGATCCATCTGGAAGAATATATTGTGAGTCAACTGCATGCCTTGCACTGATGTTATTTCGAGTTATTTCTCGGCTGAAAGCAAGTATGTCGTCTGAAGGCCCAAAGCATGTTGAAGAAAGTCTCCTCAAGATCATTGATCATGCTAGGAGGTCGCACTTGCTAGAACTCTTGTGCAAGTGTCTAATAGCTTCAGGTTTAAGCGTAGTATCAGGTTCTACGAACATGGTACCTGCAGCATGTGAGGCATGCAAGGCTATTTGGTATCTAGCTCATGCTGTTGACATTATGTCCATTACTGCACACCATTTCTCATTTCCATTAGCTAACTCAAGACAACATGTTGATTTAAAGCTGGATGATAAATTGCAACAGCAAGATTCGATGGCAGATTCAAACTCTACTGATCTTATAAATAGATTTTCAAAATCATTTCTAGGTTCTCAGCCAATGCAGGTTGCAGTTTATCACTGCTTGCACAATGGTCCAGAATCGGCTATTCATGCCTCACTTCAGGTAATCCTCCCATGCTTGTTGATCCATGAACCATAAATTCTCTTTGGACACATTACTTTTTGCTTATAGATACAACTTTTAGGTCTAATAAAAAAAAGCTAAGAAGAGAATTGTTTCTACCTGGAACAGACACCATTCAATACATTGCTAGTTCTCGTCAAATACAAACCCAAGCAGTAGTGTGGTACTATTGATGTTCTCTAGT
This portion of the Panicum virgatum strain AP13 chromosome 2N, P.virgatum_v5, whole genome shotgun sequence genome encodes:
- the LOC120659498 gene encoding protein FAR1-RELATED SEQUENCE 9-like, translating into MSQHRIRTRFQVISWGPAVVAGGAGSEAVQGSGPACGGAGTVLAHDGGAQSGGAVGGAAQACGWVRRPRFGSIPDERTPKPGRVSAYEQTLRNYAEKKSGVVINPAAGTSFDSRAEAYEFYNLYSWEVGFGIRWGRNRKNAAKSVTRQEIVCSCVGNPEKANSSTQRTGCKAMIKLHRSNDNGWHIGEFIAEHTHPLTGACSEKSEWPSHKHLDPYTKNLVLHLRNNNMDLSKINGIIASFFGAMENVLFNKRALKSLCARISKENSDDDVCKALELFHSFRRDDPSFMYSVEVDNESRIKTLLWTNGCSRMKYAHFGDSITFDTTYRTTLYDMPFGLFVGTNNHYQSVILGGVLMRYETEESFKWVFNEFVTLMGGKAPCTILTDQCHEMELAITEVLPDTTHRWCKLHVLRREDECLGPIYLKNPGFKDDFHKVIDAMLLTVAEFESAWQHLLEKYNLHGDAFLTQIYDSRHRWAKPYFKEKFCGKQTSMQKRETVNHMLKGYVPPDSSIYMFVQQYNQLQSDLESKESFEESRSKKKSRVLSKGVPIEEHAAKVYTRAMFEKFGEIIFESGSYVVDEMEKGKAYVARHIRSDRRETWSQVEFQVMIRAEDGTVVCECGLGEHMGMSCCHAVKVMTHLGMQEIPAGNIAKRWTRSARDIAPDHLAEYPKDMTPGMQQAYRYSALYAAAMELVDLGASSDDAFAIATAALAQAKLKILEAGKSKDGARSAEQPTHSAASAQGSDAQDMSAVTMDDTIFAAGGGRLGMKAAPGRKRKLLQHFPAEEVSQPTVAAHI